Part of the Ictalurus punctatus breed USDA103 chromosome 9, Coco_2.0, whole genome shotgun sequence genome is shown below.
taCAGTATTTTTGATAGGAAATATAGATTTTTCCTCGTAAGTCCTGCTTATAACCAACACCCTGCTTATGCGGGAAGATGTTAGACTTGTGTTAGGCTGTCTCCGCCTCTTTTTGCTTTGAACTACGCTTTTCTCAACGGACACTAACCGAAACAATTGCTGGCCCCGTTTTGCAAGCAGTTGGGTGGGGGATATTTATTATGCGTTTACAATCCATTTCATTGTTCGTGATTCAAGTAGGGAGGGAAATTCAGCCTCTgggggggttaaaaaaaaaaatctctatttatatataacacTATTGATGTTGTTAACATGGATTACAAACTGaggatttaatatttttaagagaaaaatccctaacaaaacaaaaaactacacGTGGCTCTAGGACAGACCGTATTCCGAATATATTCAGTAATTTATGAGGTCTATTTGTCTCCTGTTTTTGTAATTGTGTTCAGCTGTTCTAGTCTCTTTGTGGTGAAATGGGATTGGTAGTGGGTCCCTAAAGCATTTCTGCCACGAGGGATTGAAAATACCGAGCGCATGATGgttataaaatgtgtttgtttctttttctatgAAGTAGAACAGCAAAGAGAGTCACAAGGCAGAGAGGCAGAGACCGGGTaagtgagcaaaaataaaaaataaaaattttcaaaATGAGTCGAAGGGAAATAGGGTGCGGTTTAGCTGTGTTTGGGAAACGGAAGACTGCACACAATAGGGAGGTCAAGGTGATGAGTGCAACTACGGTACAGCCTATCTGCCTGGTTGCTAAGACATGGTTGTCTTaggtcgagagagagagagagagagagagactttcaGGCAGTTGCTCAAGGTACATGTGGAACAACACTAGACCAAGCTCTAAAGTACAGGTCATATCACTTGAAATACTCGGATATGTAATTGTATGTCAATAATATTTTTactgataacgagtctttatcgGTCACGTatacatcacagcacagtgaaattcttttcttcgcatacctcagcatgtcaggaagttggggtcagagtgcagggtcagccgtgatacagcgccccctggagcagagagggttaagggtcttgctcaagggcccaacagtggcagcttggcagtgctggggcttgaacccccgaccttccgatcagtgaCCCAGAGCCTGGCACGTTCTTCTTGCACAAATGTCTAGTTTTCCAGATATATTCCTGTTTTTGTTCAATGATGAAGCTTTACGATGTGTCGACTATCATCTAACGTGCATCTCTGTGCATCTCTGTTGTCCAGGTGGTGAATGCCGGTACCATGCACGGACCTCGAAGAAAGCTGAAGGTCGTCGTGACGACTGTAATGACTGCGTTCTTCTTCATCATCGTGGAAGTTTCGAGAAGCGGCGGCCAAGATAAAAATGGACGGCACAAAATTCGAATCCCCACCAAACCATTCTGGGGAAAACTGTCCCCCATGGAGGCCTTCTGGAACCGCCAGCAGCAGAAACTGGACCATTTGAACAACCCGGTCCTGAACGGACCGAACGCCACAGTCGGTGGCCTTCTGCCGGACTGGCTGAACGACACGGTTGCTCAGGACTCCTGCGAGCCGGACTTTCGGGTCATGACGCAAGTGAGGAATTTCAGCTTGCTTCCAGATCGTTTTAAAGACTTTTTGTTGTACATGCGATGCAGGTCCTATCGCATGGCCGTGGACCAGCCTCAGATATGCAAAGATCAGCCGTTCCTGCTGCTGGCCATCAAATCGTTGGAATCGCATTTCGACCGGCGTCAGGCGATACGAGAGTCCTGGGGTCGAGCCGGTCTCGTCGCAAACAAGTCCATCGTGACCGTATTCCTCCTTGGCAACGCCACTGCCGTGGACCACTTCCCATACTTATCGCCGATGTTGGAGTATGAAAGCTCCATGCATGGAGACATCCTTCAGTGGGACTACAGGGACTCCTTTTTTAACCTGACTGTTAAAGAGGTCCTTTTCCTCGAGTGGTTCAACACTCGCTGTCCGGATGCTAGCTTCATATTCAAAGGTGACGACGATGTCTTCGTCAACACTGTCCTGATTATAGACTTCCTCAAGGGTCTGTCCCCTACCAAGGCGCAGGACCTGTTTGTCGGGGATGTAATAATGAATGCTGGACCTCACCGGGACAAGAAGGTTAAGTACTACATCCCTGAGAACTTTTTTGTAGGGAGCTATCCACCGTACGCAGGTGGTGGAGGGTACCTTTACTCCGGAAAAGTGGCCAAGAGACTCCATGGGATTATGAACAGGGTGCCGCTGTACCCCATTGATGACGTCTACACGGGCATGTGCCTGAGGAAGCTGGGACTTGCCCCGGAGAAGCACAAGGGGTTTCGCACTTTCGGCATTGAGGAGAAATATCGTAACAACCCGTGTGCCTATAAGAGCCTGATGCTGGTTCACCCCAGAAGTCCGCAGGACATTATTAAAATATGGGCGTGGCTTAAGGACCCCACTTTAAATTGTCATTAAAACTTCACGCAAGGCCTTCTTACCAACCTCAGGGTTGCTAGTCTGTACATGGCAgctaagattattattattattattattattattattattattattattattattaatgatcatGTGTGAGACATGAGCTAGGCCCGGTTGTGCATCGTGTCTCCGAAGTGAATCAAAAGCTAATGAACGTTTCAAATTTCTTCAAGTTTATGAATATCTCCAATAGTGTTACAGGTTTTTACACATCGACCAAACGTTGCTCTATTACAGTAATCTATGTGCCGGTGTAGTTTATGCTAAAGACAATAGGATCATGGGAAGTTCAGCTGGTTTGAACTCGGTgcaggaggggggggggggggggggggggggaatcccCGATCGCTATAGTCGAGCATCttctattatttatatttttgttttggctGTGTGATTATAGGACAGTACGTGTTGTTGAAAACTGCTTGtgctgcctcttttttttttttcttttttttttttccctcccaaaGCTTGAATCATGAAGGTTAAACTAAAGCattactgcattaaaaaaaaaaaaggaaaaagaaaggaccTGCAGTAGTCAGCTCCACGCGATTAATGTATTGTGAAACCTTTGGCTTATCTGTTGTTCCAGGAGTGCTGATTCTCACACATGTTGGCTGGTTtagttgtgatttttttttttttttggggggggggggtttctttCAAGGTTCACTATGTCACTCATGATTGATTTGCCTCATGTttgattccccccccccccccgaagaGCTTTATCACAGACAAGGTAGAATGAAACAAGTTCACTGCAGTCGTGCTTATCAGATTAGGTGAATTTAGGTCAGAGAATAAGTATTGTAGGTCAGGAAATTGGCGTGTACTTTTCTTGGTCATGTAATGGCTGATTAAATTCTCTGAATGATTGATAGGTTATTTATTCCTTTGTACGGTCAGTTTTTATGCTTTGAATTTAATCAGGACAACACGTTACTGTCTGTCCGGCCA
Proteins encoded:
- the b3gnt2b gene encoding N-acetyllactosaminide beta-1,3-N-acetylglucosaminyltransferase 2 — encoded protein: MHGPRRKLKVVVTTVMTAFFFIIVEVSRSGGQDKNGRHKIRIPTKPFWGKLSPMEAFWNRQQQKLDHLNNPVLNGPNATVGGLLPDWLNDTVAQDSCEPDFRVMTQVRNFSLLPDRFKDFLLYMRCRSYRMAVDQPQICKDQPFLLLAIKSLESHFDRRQAIRESWGRAGLVANKSIVTVFLLGNATAVDHFPYLSPMLEYESSMHGDILQWDYRDSFFNLTVKEVLFLEWFNTRCPDASFIFKGDDDVFVNTVLIIDFLKGLSPTKAQDLFVGDVIMNAGPHRDKKVKYYIPENFFVGSYPPYAGGGGYLYSGKVAKRLHGIMNRVPLYPIDDVYTGMCLRKLGLAPEKHKGFRTFGIEEKYRNNPCAYKSLMLVHPRSPQDIIKIWAWLKDPTLNCH